CTGCCGCCAACAGGCTCTGGCTTACTATTTTTTGTTGtgtacttctttttcttttttttttttaatatctgagattttacttttttatgttgGCCTGATACTTTTGAGTTCAACTGACATGTCACACGCCAATTATCTGTACTCCAGAGTCTCTGTTGTTTCAAGTTGTCACAATTTCTTATTGTGTGGAATGCTGATTTTAGCCTACATATGATTTTAATATTCTAGAACAGAACTTTAGTGAGGTCCATGGAAATGCATTCCTCTAAACATTTAAATTTCATGATTATGTTCTGAGCTTTAAATATATTCTGCAGTATTACTGGAaaggtatattttaaatattatcttttGTTTACACTTATATTAATAATTTCATGGTTTTAGTTcatcatatttttttcattttagtccATTTAGCTTCAAGATGTTGTATTTATTCCTGTTTTGAACCTTTTAGTCATAAAGTGCAGAATAATTTCCTTTCCAATGTTTAGCTCTCACTTTCCCCCTCATTTTTATAAGCCAAAAGCAAAATGGTGAGAAGACAAACGTGTGAGGCTGCTTTCAATACACCCTAAATTTATtaactttgattttctttttacttttcttgttttctttttttagaatgGTGTCAACCATGTATCTCCAATTTACCTAAACCTcataatccttctgtctcagtccTCTGAGTGCTGTGATATGGCAATTTTCACCATTTCATGTTTAATTAATTTAGTTTACTGGTACAGTAGTTTTACAGTATTTTCaataatttaatatatttgaACATCTTTGACTGGTCAGTAGTTGCTCTTATTCTGATGAACATCGGCTGAACTTGAATTGGTGAAACAGTAAAATTGTGTTAATCTTTTGTGTATGAGTTGGtgtatttcataaaaaaaatgtttcatgacATGTTCAAGGGCTCAGGTTCAAATCCTAGCCCCTCCTCACAAAAATCTACATTGAGTTTATATTTAATATGatttaacaaaaaattaaatgtcaaGAATACTGTGTGCATTAATTCCAATTCCAATCCCATTGTTGTAGacagatatataatatataaatcttCACTATAAAATACTCAAAATAATGAGGATTCTTTAGTTCATGTAGACATATTTTGCTTTTTGGAAGACAATCTTTGAAAAGTCTAAGATTTTTTTGCCTTTCAGTGTTTAAATTCTataacttttctctctctttgcatCTTGTATCTGTTTCATTTGCCTTGACATCATCACATACTAACTAGATATTGAGCACATTCCTCAGAAGAGAATAGTTAGACTTAATGGAAGTGAATTAGAGATTTCTGGGACTCTGGATTCTTATAGCCTGTTAGAGACATAATGACACTGTGTAATCAGTTATGACTAGATTTTATCCTTCTTCCCCAAATGAAAGTATCAGAAAGCAAGTTTCTttttgtggttggttttacatttttcataattCTTGTCTATTCTATCATCTTATTTCTCTATCAAAATGCTCTACATAAAATGCTCTACTTTAGCTCTTGGTTTTAAGGACTTTTGGATTTCTGTACATGTATGTTTATTTCACTATTTGAATAGACTGTGCAGCCTTTTCTTTGTGGAAATTATTTTACACTTCCTATTGTGTTGACATCTACCTGACTCTCAGATGTGACTTTGTCATATCTTCTAAATTTTAATTGGTTTTACGAATTATAATTGGCACTTGAGATCCTTTATATCATCTAACACTGTATTTGGCAACTAATCACTTCGATCACTATCAATAATGTCCATGATTTTGCTTTTAGACCCCAAAAGGatgaacaatagatttcattaaGCAATTTACATGTTTGAATGAGAGACTAAAACTCAAAAGAGCTTTTCTTAAGTAGAGCCTAGGTAGAAAAGAATCCTAAGCATAATTTCAAAAGCAGAACTCTCCCTAAACCCTGAATGAATGATACTGACATTGCAATGCATTATGGGACAATATAATACAAGCTGTACAAGAGATGAAGAAGACAGAGATTGCTATTTGCATATGATAATGGTTGAAAACCATAGTATGTAGGTATAGAAATAAATCATGATGGTGGGAACAggttatataaatattaataaagagaaatacatatatttatatatattttctccCCATGAGGGATATTCAACTAAATTCTATTTTAGAAATACTTTACACATTTACAATTCATGAAAACACTTAAGGAAACTACTTCATAAatatatttactgatttctttCATCCAGcatgaaaaagtttatttttgatCAGTAAATTTCTGGGCATCTAGCTTCCCTAGGCATAGTGATGCACAGCAGTCTGTAACATCAGGATCTGAAATTTAGGAATATGGATGATCCTGAGTTACAGAACAAAATGATTTTCGAATTTAATATTTGTGATTGTGTAACTGATCACTTTTAATTGTCACTCCATTTTTATCAGTATTTTAAAGTTATGTGGACAGTTTTCTCAGGCACAAGAGAACTATAATTATGGCATTTCGTAGTTTCAGAGCTCAGTCCTCTAATAGTACCTCCAGGAAGAGAAAGGTAGTTTTCTATTTCAACAATGATAAAATTCAGAGAGTAAAGTAAGATTTTGCAAGTCAATGGTTCAATGTCTATTCGCCGGATATGTACTTACTCTTTGGGCCGCCTGATGTCGCTCTTGGCTTTCTTATTCGTTCTGATTCAAGACAAGTACAGCCATCCCTTTCCCAGGAGAAAGGACGCTCCATTCTTTTTTACTCCGGTGAGCAATGGTGAACACGGGAGGGTGGAATTGAGAATCAGATGGCTTCTCTTCTTTCGGAGGCAATTTAAGCGAATCGGAAATATCAAGCTCCTGAAATGCTGTATTTAGGCGGAGTAATCCCGGAGGGCTGGCATCCAGTGCTTTCGCTACTGTTCCTCACAGTTTGGGAGGTGGGGAGCGGCCAGCTCCACTACTCCGTCCCCGAGGAGGCCAAACACGGCACCTTTGTGGGCCGCATCGCCCAGGATCTTGAACTGCAGCTGCCGGAGTTGGTGCCTGGTCTGTTTCAGTTGGATTCCAAGGGCTTTGGGGACCTTCTGGAGGTAAACCTGCAGAATGGCATTTTGTTTGTGAATTCTCGGATCGACCGGGAGGAGCTGTGCGGGCGGAGCGCGGAGTGTAGCATCCACCTGGAGGTGATCGTGGACCGGCCGCTGCAGGTTTTCCacgtggaggtggaggtgagggACATTAATGACAACCCGCCCCTGTTCCCAACCACACAAAAGACTCTGTTTATCCCGGAGTCCAGACTGCCTGACTCGCGGTTTCCACTAGAGGGCGCGTCAGACGCAGATGTCGGTTCCAATGCTCTGCTGACTTACAGACTGAGCACCAATGAACATTTCTCTCTGGATGTACCACCCAACCACGAACAGGTGAAACCCCTTGGGCTTGTTTTGCGGAAACCATTAGACAGAGAAGAAGCTGCGGAGATGCGCTTATTGCTCACGGCCACCGACGGAGGCAAACCGGAGCTGACAGGCACCGTTCAGTTACTCATCACAGTGCTGGATGTCAATGATAATGCTCCAGTTTTTGACAGATCTCTCTATACCGTGAAGTTACCAGAGAACGTTCCAAACAGGACGTTGGTAATCAAAGTCAATGCCTCAGATTTAGATGAAGGCGTGAATGGTGACGTTATATACTCATTTTCTAATGATGTTTCTCCAGATATAAAATCCAAGTTTCACGTGGATGCTGTGAGTGGAGAAATTACAGTTATAGGAGTTATTGATTTCGAAGAAAGTAAAGCTTACAAGATTCCATTAGAGGCACGTGATAAAGGCTCCCCACCACTGATTGGTCACTGTACAGTTCTCGTGGAAGTTGTAGATGCTAACGACAATGCTCCACAGCTGAATGTCAAAACGCTCTGGCTCCCTGTTAAAGAAGACGCACAGCTGGGGAAAGTTATCGCCTTGATCGGCGTGACTGATCTAGACGCAGGTGTCAACGGGCAGGTGACCTGCTCCCTGACCCCTCACGTCCCTTTTAAGCTGGTGTCCACCTTCAAGAATTACTATTCGCTTGTGTTGGATAACGCCCTGGACCGAGAGACCACAGCTGACTATACGGTGGTGGTGACAGCCCGGGACGGCGGCTCGCCTTCGCTGTGGGCCACAGCCACTGTGTCCGTGGAGGTGGCTGACGTGAACGACAACGCGCCCACGTTCTCGCAGCCCGAATACACGGTGTTCGTGAAGGAGAACAACCCGCCTGGCGCGCACATCTTCACGGTGTCGGCCATGGACGTGGACGCGCAGGAGAACGCGCTGGTGTCCTACTCGCTGGTGGAGAGGAGGGTGGGCGAGCGCTTGCTGTCTAGCTATGTGTCTGTGCACGCTGAGAGCGGCAAAGTGTTCGCGCTGCAGCCTCTGGACCATGAGGAGCTGGAGCTGCTGCAGTTCCAGGTGAGCGCGCGGGATGCTGGTGTGCCTTCCCTGGGCAGCAATGTGACTCTGCAGGTGTTTGTGCTGGATGAGAACGACAATGCTCCGGTGTTGCTTGGGTCTGGGACAAGCAGTGCAGATGGAGTGTTCAATCAGTTGTTGCCCAGGTCTGTGGATCCTGGTCACGTGGTGGCAAAGGTGCGCGCTATAGACCTGGACTCTGGTTACAATGCTTGGCTGTCTTATGAGCTGCAGTCGTGGCCCGGCAGTACACGCAGCCCATTCCGTGTAGGCCTATACACTGGAGAGATCAGCACCACTAGGGCCCTGGAGGAGGCAGATGGGACTAGACAGCGCCTGCTGGTGCTGGTGAAGGACCATGGTGAGCCTCAGCTGACTGCCACAGTCACCGTGCTGGTGTCTCTAGTGGAAAATGGCCAGGCACCAAAGGTCTCGTCACGGTCCTCTGTAGGTGCTATAGTGCCAGAATCGTCGTTAGTGGATGTTAACGTGTATCTGATCATCGCCATCTGCGCCGTGTCCAGCCTGTTGGTGCTCACTCTGCTGCTGTACACCGCGCTGCGCTGCTCGACTGCGCCCATGGGGGGCGCTTGTGGGACGGGGAAGCCCGTGCTGGTGTGCTCCAGCGCGGTGGGGACCTGGTCATACTCTCAGCAGAGGCGGCAGAGGGTGTGCTCTGGAGAGGGTCCGCCCAAGACCGACCTCATGGCCTTCAGCCCGGGTCTACCTCCATGTCCTGGATCTGCAGATGGATCTGGAGAACCATCTGTTTCTTTGGACTCTTATGAGAAGGTGAGTTGTTGTAGAATTGCATTTATTCATGTAGTTATTTCTTTATGGAAGAATTTCTTACTTCCTTAGTATATTTAAATACTGTTTTCCCTTCTCTACAATTCTACTAGAGATTTTAAAATTGCAGATATCTAAATTAGGACAAGACTTGTATTTGCACTTTATTAGCTGCACATCAATTAACTGTTgacatcattttatttaaaatccaTAATGTGTGAATCAAATTGCTAATGCTGAGCTTCTATAACACTTGAAAACTATTTGTtgtgaaaaccaaaaccaaaaaaaaaaaaaacaaccaaaaaacccaaccaaccaaccaactaaccaacaataacaaaacaacccACAATGGCTTAGCAGTTGTTCATTTAACATGGATATAACATTTCAGCTGTTCTCTGGATGGAGACACATAACAACCATGAGTCATAGAAAAACCTCTTCTCTACTTAGAAACCAAAAtctaggctgggcatggtggtgtacctctttaatcctagcaaagaggcaggggcaggtgcaatctttgtgagtttgagaccagcctggtttacacagtgagttccaggacagtcagggatacatagagagaccctgaatcaaaaaaaggaaaaaaccaaaaccaaaccaaacaccgTCCCCCAAACCAGAAATATAATTCTATCAAAGATTTATGACTATCATTTCAATGAATGtaaaaaatgaatgtaaaaaaacCCCTAAATTtcttataatataaattataaggaaatgtttaCCAACAATGATTTCTATAATGTATACAATTCTGAACTATTTCTCTTGTGATATTTGAGAAATCACTCTCTTCCAGTAGttaatagtttcttttttcagaaagtgattttttaaaattaactggTTTTAGTTTAGTGATTAAAAATTTGGGATGTAAATTCTCCTGTAATTAATAgtctaaagtttaaaaaattcattattcTACAAGTCAAGAATCTGAACATATCTTCAATGTCCTTACATGCTATACTTAATATTTTGAAACTATAATTTGTGATTTTCACATTGGAGGTTCTATAACTGTACATGTAGCccaagcttttttttaaattttctcatttgCACTTGACAAACTAAAATTCAGgaagaactggagtaacagacactTCAGTTTTGGTTTCATAATTCCATCTTAGATTGAGTGAAGTTGCTATAGAGTCCCACACTGTCAGCAAAACAACAATGTGTGTCTTATCaccattctatttttaatttctcagCCTTTATTCAGTCTTACTTACCTTATGCTTTCTCATGTACCCAAAGATAAATTAATCTCAAAAGTATTTCACAAGTTCTGAAATTTGTACATGATGGCAGCCTATGAGCTGGGAGATAATGTGGATTGCTGTAAAAAGGCTAACTTGCCAATTACATCAATGTAGACATGAATGAAGAGGAATGCATTTTATTGTCACCAAGAGCAAAGTATTAGCTCTAAAAGACAGAATTGTCTTGGATGCAAATGACAATGGTAGCTCCCCTCAGTCTATACTATGTATTAAAACAATTGAACCTTTGGGAGTGGTgaggcccatgtctttaatctcagcactctgcaggcagaggcaggcagatctgggtgagtttgaggtgagcctggtctacaaagtgagttcgaggatagccagggctatgtaaagagaccctgcctcaactcttcccccaagaaaacaaaccaaacaaaacaaaaagcaaatactTGAACCCAAGCTCAAATGGTGCAAGAAATGTGAAAAAACAACTTCAAACAgaagcatttaaaattaaaagtctgAATTCAAGGTAAGTGGTGTTGATGGGCATACCTTTGACCACAGGAACTCAAAGACTACTCAAAAGTTTGAAAAGATAGAAACAACACATTTCTTGTAGTAAACTTTCAAAGTGGTAGTCATGAATTTGTCAAttactttattaaaaatgagATTCTTTAGTCAacgtaaaatgtaataaaataaaatttcttcccatgtaacccatttccattttcttaaatACAAGAACTCTCCTTTTCAGCCCACATACTAGCCAGAGGTTAGCTCCTGGAGAGTAAcaattttccaaaggaaatacTTTTCTGAGGAGCCAGATTTGGTCATAAACATCGCACAAACAAATGTGTCCAAACTGGGGTCTGAGAGTAGTTTGTACTTATGAAGTACTCATTCTCCCAAAGGAGCACCCCAGGCTTTAATGTGTTATAATTTACACAATGTCTTCTCACTATTGAGACAATATTATGAAGGTGGGAAACGGCACATGGAGAGTTTAATGGATGGGAAGACAAAGTTGCATGGTTACTAGGAACACATATAAGAATGTAAAtgggccggatggtggtggcacacatctttaatcccagcactcgggaggcagagccaggcagatctccatgagttcaaggccagcctgggctacagagtgagttccaggaaggcgcaaagctacacagagaaaccttgtcttgaaaaaccaaaaacaaacaaacaaacaaacaagaaacccatATGATTATCACCCAATCAAGAAAGGAATCACCTCTTGTGGTCTCACATTGAAGAAAAAGTTTCACTATGGATCCGCATTAAATATTAACACGTGTTAAGGGATGTAATATGAGGTAC
This Peromyscus eremicus chromosome 19, PerEre_H2_v1, whole genome shotgun sequence DNA region includes the following protein-coding sequences:
- the LOC131896143 gene encoding protocadherin alpha-7-like, encoding MVFHICALLRFLGLWILIAFWEVGSGQLHYSVPEEAKHGTFVGRIAQDLELQLPELVPGLFQLDSKGFGDLLEVNLQNGILFVNSRIDREELCGRSAECSIHLEVIVDRPLQVFHVEVEVRDINDNPPLFPTTQKTLFIPESRLPDSRFPLEGASDADVGSNALLTYRLSTNEHFSLDVPPNHEQVKPLGLVLRKPLDREEAAEMRLLLTATDGGKPELTGTVQLLITVLDVNDNAPVFDRSLYTVKLPENVPNRTLVIKVNASDLDEGVNGDVIYSFSNDVSPDIKSKFHVDAVSGEITVIGVIDFEESKAYKIPLEARDKGSPPLIGHCTVLVEVVDANDNAPQLNVKTLWLPVKEDAQLGKVIALIGVTDLDAGVNGQVTCSLTPHVPFKLVSTFKNYYSLVLDNALDRETTADYTVVVTARDGGSPSLWATATVSVEVADVNDNAPTFSQPEYTVFVKENNPPGAHIFTVSAMDVDAQENALVSYSLVERRVGERLLSSYVSVHAESGKVFALQPLDHEELELLQFQVSARDAGVPSLGSNVTLQVFVLDENDNAPVLLGSGTSSADGVFNQLLPRSVDPGHVVAKVRAIDLDSGYNAWLSYELQSWPGSTRSPFRVGLYTGEISTTRALEEADGTRQRLLVLVKDHGEPQLTATVTVLVSLVENGQAPKVSSRSSVGAIVPESSLVDVNVYLIIAICAVSSLLVLTLLLYTALRCSTAPMGGACGTGKPVLVCSSAVGTWSYSQQRRQRVCSGEGPPKTDLMAFSPGLPPCPGSADGSGEPSVSLDSYEKIE